The Macaca nemestrina isolate mMacNem1 chromosome 6, mMacNem.hap1, whole genome shotgun sequence genome window below encodes:
- the LOC105482359 gene encoding clathrin interactor 1 isoform X4 translates to MNYSEIESKVREATNDDPWGPSGQLMGEIAKATFMYEQFPELMNMLWSRMLKDNKKNWRRVYKSLLLLAYLIRNGSERVVTSAREHIYDLRSLENYHFVDEHGKDQGINIRQKVKELVEFAQDDDRLREERKKAKKNKDKYVGVSSDSVGGFRYSERYDPEPKSKWDEEWDKNKSAFPFSDKLGELSDKIGSTIDDTISKFRRKDREDSPERCSDSDEEKKARRGRSPKGEFKDEEETVTTKHIHITQATETTTTRHKRTANPSKTIDLGAAAHYTGDKASPDQNASTHTPQSSVKTSVPSSKSSGDLVDLFDGTSQSAGGSADLFGGFADFGSAAASGSFPSQVTAASGNGDFGDWSAFNQAPSGPVASSGEFFGSASQPAVELVSGSQSALGPPPAASNSSDLFDLMGSSQATMTSSQSMNFSMMSTNTVGLGLPMSRSQPLQNVSTVLQKPNPLYNQNTDMVQKSVSKTLPSTWSDPSVNISLDNLLPGMQPSKPQQPSLNTMIQQQNMQQPMNVMTQSFGAVNLSSPSNMLPVRPQTNTLIGGPMPMSMPNVVTGPMGMAPLGNTPMMNQSMMGMNMNIGMSAAGMGLTGTMGMGMPNIAMTSGTVQPKQDAFANFANFSK, encoded by the exons ATGAATTATTCAGAGATCGAGTCTAAGGTTCGAGAGGCAACGAACGATGATCCTTGGGGACCTTCTGGGCAACTCATGGGAGAGATTGCCAA GGCTACATTTATGTATGAACAATTTCCAGAACTTATGAACATGCTTTGGTCACGAATGttaaaagacaacaaaaagaaTTGGAGAAGAGTTTATAAG TCGTTGCTGCTCCTAGCTTACCTCATAAGGAATGGATCAGAGCGTGTTGTTACAAGTGCCAGAGAACACATTTATGATTTACGATCCCTGGAAAATTACCACTTTGTAG ATGAGCATGGCAAGGATCAAGGTATAAATATTCGACAGAAGGTGAAGGAATTGGTTGAATTTGCCCAGGATGACGATAGACTTCGTGAAGAGcgaaagaaagcaaagaagaacAAAGACAAGTATGTTGGGGTTTCCTCAGACAGTGTTGGAGGATTCAGATACA GTGAAAGATATGATCCTGAGCCCAAATCAAAATGGGATGAGGAGTGGGATAAAAACAAGAGTGCTTTTCCATTCAGTGATAAATTAGGTGAGCTGAGTGATAAAATTGGAAGCACAATTGATGACACCATCAGCAAGTTCCGGAGGAAAGATAGAGAAGACTCTCCAGAAAGATGCAG cGACAGCGATGAGGAAAAGAAAGCGAGAAGAGGCAGATCTCCCAAAGGTGAATTCAAAGATGAAGAGGAGACTGTGACGACAAAGCATATTCATATCACACAGGCCACAGAGACCACCACAACCAGACACAAGCGCACAGCAAATCCTTCCAAAACCATTGATCTTGGAGCAGCAGCACATTACACAGGGGACAAAGCAAGTCCAGATCAGAATGCTTCAACCCACACACCTCAGTCTTCAGTTAAG acTTCAGTGCCTAGCAGCAAGTCATCTGGTGACCTTGTTGATCTGTTTGATGGCACCAGCCAGTCAGCAG GAGGATCAGCTGATTTATTCGGAGGATTTGCTGACTTTGGCTCAGCTGCTGCATCAGGCAGTTTCCCTTCCCAAG TAACAGCAGCAAGTGGGAATGGAGACTTTGGTGACTGGAGTGCCTTCAACCAAGCCCCATCAGGCCCTGTTGCTTCCAGTGGCGAGTTCTTTGGCAGTGCCTCACAGCCAGCGGTAGAACTCGTTAGTGGCTCACAATCAGCTCTAGGCCCACCTCCTGCTGCCTCGAATTCTTCAGACCTGTTTGATCTTATGGGCTCATCCCAGGCAACCATGACATCTTCCCAGAGTATGAATTTCTCTATGATGAGCACTAATACTGTGGGACTTGGTTTGCCTATGTCAAGATCACAG cCTTTGCAAAATGTTAGCACAGTGCTGCAGAAGCCTAATCCTCTCTATAATCAGAATACAGATATGGTCCAGAAATCAGTCAGCAAAACCTTGCCCTCCACTTGGTCTGACCCCAGTGTAAACATCAGCTTAGACAACTTACTACCTGGCATGCAGCCTTCCAAACCCCAGCAGCCGTCACTGAATACAATGATTCAGCAACAGA ATATGCAGCAGCCTATGAATGTGATGACTCAAAGTTTTGGAGCCGTGAACCTCAGTTCTCCATCGAACATGCTTCCTGTCCGACCCCAAACTAACACTTTGATAGGGGGACCCATGCCTATGAGCATGCCCAATGTGGTGACTGGCCCCATGGGAATGGCCCCTCTTGGAAATACTCCAATGATGAACCAGAGCATGATGGGCATGAACATGAACATAGGGATGTCCGCTGCTGGGATGGGCCTGACGGGCACAATGGGAATGGGCATGCCCAACATAGCCATGACTTCTGGAACTGTGCAACCCAAGCAAGATGCCTTTGCAAATTTCGCCAATTTTAGCAAATAA
- the LOC105482359 gene encoding clathrin interactor 1 isoform X2 — translation MLNMWKVRELVDKATNVVMNYSEIESKVREATNDDPWGPSGQLMGEIAKATFMYEQFPELMNMLWSRMLKDNKKNWRRVYKSLLLLAYLIRNGSERVVTSAREHIYDLRSLENYHFVDEHGKDQGINIRQKVKELVEFAQDDDRLREERKKAKKNKDKYVGVSSDSVGGFRYSERYDPEPKSKWDEEWDKNKSAFPFSDKLGELSDKIGSTIDDTISKFRRKDREDSPERCSDSDEEKKARRGRSPKGEFKDEEETVTTKHIHITQATETTTTRHKRTANPSKTIDLGAAAHYTGDKASPDQNASTHTPQSSVKTSVPSSKSSGDLVDLFDGTSQSAGGSADLFGGFADFGSAAASGSFPSQAASGNGDFGDWSAFNQAPSGPVASSGEFFGSASQPAVELVSGSQSALGPPPAASNSSDLFDLMGSSQATMTSSQSMNFSMMSTNTVGLGLPMSRSQPLQNVSTVLQKPNPLYNQNTDMVQKSVSKTLPSTWSDPSVNISLDNLLPGMQPSKPQQPSLNTMIQQQNMQQPMNVMTQSFGAVNLSSPSNMLPVRPQTNTLIGGPMPMSMPNVVTGPMGMAPLGNTPMMNQSMMGMNMNIGMSAAGMGLTGTMGMGMPNIAMTSGTVQPKQDAFANFANFSK, via the exons CACCAATGTGGTTATGAATTATTCAGAGATCGAGTCTAAGGTTCGAGAGGCAACGAACGATGATCCTTGGGGACCTTCTGGGCAACTCATGGGAGAGATTGCCAA GGCTACATTTATGTATGAACAATTTCCAGAACTTATGAACATGCTTTGGTCACGAATGttaaaagacaacaaaaagaaTTGGAGAAGAGTTTATAAG TCGTTGCTGCTCCTAGCTTACCTCATAAGGAATGGATCAGAGCGTGTTGTTACAAGTGCCAGAGAACACATTTATGATTTACGATCCCTGGAAAATTACCACTTTGTAG ATGAGCATGGCAAGGATCAAGGTATAAATATTCGACAGAAGGTGAAGGAATTGGTTGAATTTGCCCAGGATGACGATAGACTTCGTGAAGAGcgaaagaaagcaaagaagaacAAAGACAAGTATGTTGGGGTTTCCTCAGACAGTGTTGGAGGATTCAGATACA GTGAAAGATATGATCCTGAGCCCAAATCAAAATGGGATGAGGAGTGGGATAAAAACAAGAGTGCTTTTCCATTCAGTGATAAATTAGGTGAGCTGAGTGATAAAATTGGAAGCACAATTGATGACACCATCAGCAAGTTCCGGAGGAAAGATAGAGAAGACTCTCCAGAAAGATGCAG cGACAGCGATGAGGAAAAGAAAGCGAGAAGAGGCAGATCTCCCAAAGGTGAATTCAAAGATGAAGAGGAGACTGTGACGACAAAGCATATTCATATCACACAGGCCACAGAGACCACCACAACCAGACACAAGCGCACAGCAAATCCTTCCAAAACCATTGATCTTGGAGCAGCAGCACATTACACAGGGGACAAAGCAAGTCCAGATCAGAATGCTTCAACCCACACACCTCAGTCTTCAGTTAAG acTTCAGTGCCTAGCAGCAAGTCATCTGGTGACCTTGTTGATCTGTTTGATGGCACCAGCCAGTCAGCAG GAGGATCAGCTGATTTATTCGGAGGATTTGCTGACTTTGGCTCAGCTGCTGCATCAGGCAGTTTCCCTTCCCAAG CAGCAAGTGGGAATGGAGACTTTGGTGACTGGAGTGCCTTCAACCAAGCCCCATCAGGCCCTGTTGCTTCCAGTGGCGAGTTCTTTGGCAGTGCCTCACAGCCAGCGGTAGAACTCGTTAGTGGCTCACAATCAGCTCTAGGCCCACCTCCTGCTGCCTCGAATTCTTCAGACCTGTTTGATCTTATGGGCTCATCCCAGGCAACCATGACATCTTCCCAGAGTATGAATTTCTCTATGATGAGCACTAATACTGTGGGACTTGGTTTGCCTATGTCAAGATCACAG cCTTTGCAAAATGTTAGCACAGTGCTGCAGAAGCCTAATCCTCTCTATAATCAGAATACAGATATGGTCCAGAAATCAGTCAGCAAAACCTTGCCCTCCACTTGGTCTGACCCCAGTGTAAACATCAGCTTAGACAACTTACTACCTGGCATGCAGCCTTCCAAACCCCAGCAGCCGTCACTGAATACAATGATTCAGCAACAGA ATATGCAGCAGCCTATGAATGTGATGACTCAAAGTTTTGGAGCCGTGAACCTCAGTTCTCCATCGAACATGCTTCCTGTCCGACCCCAAACTAACACTTTGATAGGGGGACCCATGCCTATGAGCATGCCCAATGTGGTGACTGGCCCCATGGGAATGGCCCCTCTTGGAAATACTCCAATGATGAACCAGAGCATGATGGGCATGAACATGAACATAGGGATGTCCGCTGCTGGGATGGGCCTGACGGGCACAATGGGAATGGGCATGCCCAACATAGCCATGACTTCTGGAACTGTGCAACCCAAGCAAGATGCCTTTGCAAATTTCGCCAATTTTAGCAAATAA
- the LOC105482359 gene encoding clathrin interactor 1 isoform X1: MLNMWKVRELVDKATNVVMNYSEIESKVREATNDDPWGPSGQLMGEIAKATFMYEQFPELMNMLWSRMLKDNKKNWRRVYKSLLLLAYLIRNGSERVVTSAREHIYDLRSLENYHFVDEHGKDQGINIRQKVKELVEFAQDDDRLREERKKAKKNKDKYVGVSSDSVGGFRYSERYDPEPKSKWDEEWDKNKSAFPFSDKLGELSDKIGSTIDDTISKFRRKDREDSPERCSDSDEEKKARRGRSPKGEFKDEEETVTTKHIHITQATETTTTRHKRTANPSKTIDLGAAAHYTGDKASPDQNASTHTPQSSVKTSVPSSKSSGDLVDLFDGTSQSAGGSADLFGGFADFGSAAASGSFPSQVTAASGNGDFGDWSAFNQAPSGPVASSGEFFGSASQPAVELVSGSQSALGPPPAASNSSDLFDLMGSSQATMTSSQSMNFSMMSTNTVGLGLPMSRSQPLQNVSTVLQKPNPLYNQNTDMVQKSVSKTLPSTWSDPSVNISLDNLLPGMQPSKPQQPSLNTMIQQQNMQQPMNVMTQSFGAVNLSSPSNMLPVRPQTNTLIGGPMPMSMPNVVTGPMGMAPLGNTPMMNQSMMGMNMNIGMSAAGMGLTGTMGMGMPNIAMTSGTVQPKQDAFANFANFSK; the protein is encoded by the exons CACCAATGTGGTTATGAATTATTCAGAGATCGAGTCTAAGGTTCGAGAGGCAACGAACGATGATCCTTGGGGACCTTCTGGGCAACTCATGGGAGAGATTGCCAA GGCTACATTTATGTATGAACAATTTCCAGAACTTATGAACATGCTTTGGTCACGAATGttaaaagacaacaaaaagaaTTGGAGAAGAGTTTATAAG TCGTTGCTGCTCCTAGCTTACCTCATAAGGAATGGATCAGAGCGTGTTGTTACAAGTGCCAGAGAACACATTTATGATTTACGATCCCTGGAAAATTACCACTTTGTAG ATGAGCATGGCAAGGATCAAGGTATAAATATTCGACAGAAGGTGAAGGAATTGGTTGAATTTGCCCAGGATGACGATAGACTTCGTGAAGAGcgaaagaaagcaaagaagaacAAAGACAAGTATGTTGGGGTTTCCTCAGACAGTGTTGGAGGATTCAGATACA GTGAAAGATATGATCCTGAGCCCAAATCAAAATGGGATGAGGAGTGGGATAAAAACAAGAGTGCTTTTCCATTCAGTGATAAATTAGGTGAGCTGAGTGATAAAATTGGAAGCACAATTGATGACACCATCAGCAAGTTCCGGAGGAAAGATAGAGAAGACTCTCCAGAAAGATGCAG cGACAGCGATGAGGAAAAGAAAGCGAGAAGAGGCAGATCTCCCAAAGGTGAATTCAAAGATGAAGAGGAGACTGTGACGACAAAGCATATTCATATCACACAGGCCACAGAGACCACCACAACCAGACACAAGCGCACAGCAAATCCTTCCAAAACCATTGATCTTGGAGCAGCAGCACATTACACAGGGGACAAAGCAAGTCCAGATCAGAATGCTTCAACCCACACACCTCAGTCTTCAGTTAAG acTTCAGTGCCTAGCAGCAAGTCATCTGGTGACCTTGTTGATCTGTTTGATGGCACCAGCCAGTCAGCAG GAGGATCAGCTGATTTATTCGGAGGATTTGCTGACTTTGGCTCAGCTGCTGCATCAGGCAGTTTCCCTTCCCAAG TAACAGCAGCAAGTGGGAATGGAGACTTTGGTGACTGGAGTGCCTTCAACCAAGCCCCATCAGGCCCTGTTGCTTCCAGTGGCGAGTTCTTTGGCAGTGCCTCACAGCCAGCGGTAGAACTCGTTAGTGGCTCACAATCAGCTCTAGGCCCACCTCCTGCTGCCTCGAATTCTTCAGACCTGTTTGATCTTATGGGCTCATCCCAGGCAACCATGACATCTTCCCAGAGTATGAATTTCTCTATGATGAGCACTAATACTGTGGGACTTGGTTTGCCTATGTCAAGATCACAG cCTTTGCAAAATGTTAGCACAGTGCTGCAGAAGCCTAATCCTCTCTATAATCAGAATACAGATATGGTCCAGAAATCAGTCAGCAAAACCTTGCCCTCCACTTGGTCTGACCCCAGTGTAAACATCAGCTTAGACAACTTACTACCTGGCATGCAGCCTTCCAAACCCCAGCAGCCGTCACTGAATACAATGATTCAGCAACAGA ATATGCAGCAGCCTATGAATGTGATGACTCAAAGTTTTGGAGCCGTGAACCTCAGTTCTCCATCGAACATGCTTCCTGTCCGACCCCAAACTAACACTTTGATAGGGGGACCCATGCCTATGAGCATGCCCAATGTGGTGACTGGCCCCATGGGAATGGCCCCTCTTGGAAATACTCCAATGATGAACCAGAGCATGATGGGCATGAACATGAACATAGGGATGTCCGCTGCTGGGATGGGCCTGACGGGCACAATGGGAATGGGCATGCCCAACATAGCCATGACTTCTGGAACTGTGCAACCCAAGCAAGATGCCTTTGCAAATTTCGCCAATTTTAGCAAATAA
- the LOC105482359 gene encoding clathrin interactor 1 isoform X3 translates to MLNMWKVRELVDKATNVVMNYSEIESKVREATNDDPWGPSGQLMGEIAKATFMYEQFPELMNMLWSRMLKDNKKNWRRVYKSLLLLAYLIRNGSERVVTSAREHIYDLRSLENYHFVDEHGKDQGINIRQKVKELVEFAQDDDRLREERKKAKKNKDKYVGVSSDSVGGFRYSERYDPEPKSKWDEEWDKNKSAFPFSDKLGELSDKIGSTIDDTISKFRRKDREDSPERCSDSDEEKKARRGRSPKGEFKDEEETVTTKHIHITQATETTTTRHKRTANPSKTIDLGAAAHYTGDKASPDQNASTHTPQSSVKTSVPSSKSSGDLVDLFDGTSQSAGGSADLFGGFADFGSAAASGSFPSQVTAASGNGDFGDWSAFNQAPSGPVASSGEFFGSASQPAVELVSGSQSALGPPPAASNSSDLFDLMGSSQATMTSSQSMNFSMMSTNTVGLGLPMSRSQNTDMVQKSVSKTLPSTWSDPSVNISLDNLLPGMQPSKPQQPSLNTMIQQQNMQQPMNVMTQSFGAVNLSSPSNMLPVRPQTNTLIGGPMPMSMPNVVTGPMGMAPLGNTPMMNQSMMGMNMNIGMSAAGMGLTGTMGMGMPNIAMTSGTVQPKQDAFANFANFSK, encoded by the exons CACCAATGTGGTTATGAATTATTCAGAGATCGAGTCTAAGGTTCGAGAGGCAACGAACGATGATCCTTGGGGACCTTCTGGGCAACTCATGGGAGAGATTGCCAA GGCTACATTTATGTATGAACAATTTCCAGAACTTATGAACATGCTTTGGTCACGAATGttaaaagacaacaaaaagaaTTGGAGAAGAGTTTATAAG TCGTTGCTGCTCCTAGCTTACCTCATAAGGAATGGATCAGAGCGTGTTGTTACAAGTGCCAGAGAACACATTTATGATTTACGATCCCTGGAAAATTACCACTTTGTAG ATGAGCATGGCAAGGATCAAGGTATAAATATTCGACAGAAGGTGAAGGAATTGGTTGAATTTGCCCAGGATGACGATAGACTTCGTGAAGAGcgaaagaaagcaaagaagaacAAAGACAAGTATGTTGGGGTTTCCTCAGACAGTGTTGGAGGATTCAGATACA GTGAAAGATATGATCCTGAGCCCAAATCAAAATGGGATGAGGAGTGGGATAAAAACAAGAGTGCTTTTCCATTCAGTGATAAATTAGGTGAGCTGAGTGATAAAATTGGAAGCACAATTGATGACACCATCAGCAAGTTCCGGAGGAAAGATAGAGAAGACTCTCCAGAAAGATGCAG cGACAGCGATGAGGAAAAGAAAGCGAGAAGAGGCAGATCTCCCAAAGGTGAATTCAAAGATGAAGAGGAGACTGTGACGACAAAGCATATTCATATCACACAGGCCACAGAGACCACCACAACCAGACACAAGCGCACAGCAAATCCTTCCAAAACCATTGATCTTGGAGCAGCAGCACATTACACAGGGGACAAAGCAAGTCCAGATCAGAATGCTTCAACCCACACACCTCAGTCTTCAGTTAAG acTTCAGTGCCTAGCAGCAAGTCATCTGGTGACCTTGTTGATCTGTTTGATGGCACCAGCCAGTCAGCAG GAGGATCAGCTGATTTATTCGGAGGATTTGCTGACTTTGGCTCAGCTGCTGCATCAGGCAGTTTCCCTTCCCAAG TAACAGCAGCAAGTGGGAATGGAGACTTTGGTGACTGGAGTGCCTTCAACCAAGCCCCATCAGGCCCTGTTGCTTCCAGTGGCGAGTTCTTTGGCAGTGCCTCACAGCCAGCGGTAGAACTCGTTAGTGGCTCACAATCAGCTCTAGGCCCACCTCCTGCTGCCTCGAATTCTTCAGACCTGTTTGATCTTATGGGCTCATCCCAGGCAACCATGACATCTTCCCAGAGTATGAATTTCTCTATGATGAGCACTAATACTGTGGGACTTGGTTTGCCTATGTCAAGATCACAG AATACAGATATGGTCCAGAAATCAGTCAGCAAAACCTTGCCCTCCACTTGGTCTGACCCCAGTGTAAACATCAGCTTAGACAACTTACTACCTGGCATGCAGCCTTCCAAACCCCAGCAGCCGTCACTGAATACAATGATTCAGCAACAGA ATATGCAGCAGCCTATGAATGTGATGACTCAAAGTTTTGGAGCCGTGAACCTCAGTTCTCCATCGAACATGCTTCCTGTCCGACCCCAAACTAACACTTTGATAGGGGGACCCATGCCTATGAGCATGCCCAATGTGGTGACTGGCCCCATGGGAATGGCCCCTCTTGGAAATACTCCAATGATGAACCAGAGCATGATGGGCATGAACATGAACATAGGGATGTCCGCTGCTGGGATGGGCCTGACGGGCACAATGGGAATGGGCATGCCCAACATAGCCATGACTTCTGGAACTGTGCAACCCAAGCAAGATGCCTTTGCAAATTTCGCCAATTTTAGCAAATAA
- the LOC105482359 gene encoding clathrin interactor 1 isoform X5 — protein MLNMWKVRELVDKATNVVMNYSEIESKVREATNDDPWGPSGQLMGEIAKATFMYEQFPELMNMLWSRMLKDNKKNWRRVYKSLLLLAYLIRNGSERVVTSAREHIYDLRSLENYHFVDEHGKDQGINIRQKVKELVEFAQDDDRLREERKKAKKNKDKYVGVSSDSVGGFRYSERYDPEPKSKWDEEWDKNKSAFPFSDKLGELSDKIGSTIDDTISKFRRKDREDSPERCSDSDEEKKARRGRSPKGEFKDEEETVTTKHIHITQATETTTTRHKRTANPSKTIDLGAAAHYTGDKASPDQNASTHTPQSSVKTSVPSSKSSGDLVDLFDGTSQSAGGSADLFGGFADFGSAAASGSFPSQAASGNGDFGDWSAFNQAPSGPVASSGEFFGSASQPAVELVSGSQSALGPPPAASNSSDLFDLMGSSQATMTSSQSMNFSMMSTNTVGLGLPMSRSQNTDMVQKSVSKTLPSTWSDPSVNISLDNLLPGMQPSKPQQPSLNTMIQQQNMQQPMNVMTQSFGAVNLSSPSNMLPVRPQTNTLIGGPMPMSMPNVVTGPMGMAPLGNTPMMNQSMMGMNMNIGMSAAGMGLTGTMGMGMPNIAMTSGTVQPKQDAFANFANFSK, from the exons CACCAATGTGGTTATGAATTATTCAGAGATCGAGTCTAAGGTTCGAGAGGCAACGAACGATGATCCTTGGGGACCTTCTGGGCAACTCATGGGAGAGATTGCCAA GGCTACATTTATGTATGAACAATTTCCAGAACTTATGAACATGCTTTGGTCACGAATGttaaaagacaacaaaaagaaTTGGAGAAGAGTTTATAAG TCGTTGCTGCTCCTAGCTTACCTCATAAGGAATGGATCAGAGCGTGTTGTTACAAGTGCCAGAGAACACATTTATGATTTACGATCCCTGGAAAATTACCACTTTGTAG ATGAGCATGGCAAGGATCAAGGTATAAATATTCGACAGAAGGTGAAGGAATTGGTTGAATTTGCCCAGGATGACGATAGACTTCGTGAAGAGcgaaagaaagcaaagaagaacAAAGACAAGTATGTTGGGGTTTCCTCAGACAGTGTTGGAGGATTCAGATACA GTGAAAGATATGATCCTGAGCCCAAATCAAAATGGGATGAGGAGTGGGATAAAAACAAGAGTGCTTTTCCATTCAGTGATAAATTAGGTGAGCTGAGTGATAAAATTGGAAGCACAATTGATGACACCATCAGCAAGTTCCGGAGGAAAGATAGAGAAGACTCTCCAGAAAGATGCAG cGACAGCGATGAGGAAAAGAAAGCGAGAAGAGGCAGATCTCCCAAAGGTGAATTCAAAGATGAAGAGGAGACTGTGACGACAAAGCATATTCATATCACACAGGCCACAGAGACCACCACAACCAGACACAAGCGCACAGCAAATCCTTCCAAAACCATTGATCTTGGAGCAGCAGCACATTACACAGGGGACAAAGCAAGTCCAGATCAGAATGCTTCAACCCACACACCTCAGTCTTCAGTTAAG acTTCAGTGCCTAGCAGCAAGTCATCTGGTGACCTTGTTGATCTGTTTGATGGCACCAGCCAGTCAGCAG GAGGATCAGCTGATTTATTCGGAGGATTTGCTGACTTTGGCTCAGCTGCTGCATCAGGCAGTTTCCCTTCCCAAG CAGCAAGTGGGAATGGAGACTTTGGTGACTGGAGTGCCTTCAACCAAGCCCCATCAGGCCCTGTTGCTTCCAGTGGCGAGTTCTTTGGCAGTGCCTCACAGCCAGCGGTAGAACTCGTTAGTGGCTCACAATCAGCTCTAGGCCCACCTCCTGCTGCCTCGAATTCTTCAGACCTGTTTGATCTTATGGGCTCATCCCAGGCAACCATGACATCTTCCCAGAGTATGAATTTCTCTATGATGAGCACTAATACTGTGGGACTTGGTTTGCCTATGTCAAGATCACAG AATACAGATATGGTCCAGAAATCAGTCAGCAAAACCTTGCCCTCCACTTGGTCTGACCCCAGTGTAAACATCAGCTTAGACAACTTACTACCTGGCATGCAGCCTTCCAAACCCCAGCAGCCGTCACTGAATACAATGATTCAGCAACAGA ATATGCAGCAGCCTATGAATGTGATGACTCAAAGTTTTGGAGCCGTGAACCTCAGTTCTCCATCGAACATGCTTCCTGTCCGACCCCAAACTAACACTTTGATAGGGGGACCCATGCCTATGAGCATGCCCAATGTGGTGACTGGCCCCATGGGAATGGCCCCTCTTGGAAATACTCCAATGATGAACCAGAGCATGATGGGCATGAACATGAACATAGGGATGTCCGCTGCTGGGATGGGCCTGACGGGCACAATGGGAATGGGCATGCCCAACATAGCCATGACTTCTGGAACTGTGCAACCCAAGCAAGATGCCTTTGCAAATTTCGCCAATTTTAGCAAATAA